In Rhodanobacteraceae bacterium, a genomic segment contains:
- a CDS encoding zinc-binding dehydrogenase: MRRILIERPGGYEQLRLIEEADPAPSADQVAIEVAACGVNYADGIIRMGLYESARKLHGYPITPGFEIAGRVSAVGSAVHEFAVGDEVLALTLFGGYASRVLLTADRVFPRPATLSAEAGAAIPTVFLTAWWMAHQQLRPRPGDTWLVHSAAGGVGSALAQLGRLAGCRVIGVVGAAHKVDSARAAGCAEVIDKSSNPLWPRLRELAPQGVQAVFDANGVSTLAQSYAHLAPTGSLLIYGFASMLPRNGRLNWARLAWDWLRTPRFNPLSMTRDNRSVLACNLSFLSSESARLREGMHWLLARFADGRLQPPPITSFPLEHAAEAQRAIESGRTVGKLMLVP, from the coding sequence GTGCGCCGCATCCTCATCGAGCGACCCGGCGGCTACGAGCAGCTACGGCTGATTGAAGAAGCCGATCCGGCCCCGAGCGCCGATCAGGTCGCCATCGAAGTCGCTGCCTGCGGCGTCAACTATGCCGATGGGATCATACGGATGGGCCTGTATGAGTCGGCCAGGAAGCTGCATGGCTACCCGATCACACCGGGATTCGAGATCGCCGGACGCGTATCGGCCGTCGGCAGCGCGGTGCACGAATTCGCCGTAGGCGACGAAGTCTTGGCGCTGACCCTGTTCGGTGGCTATGCCAGCCGGGTGCTGCTGACCGCCGACCGGGTGTTCCCCCGACCGGCCACCCTCAGCGCCGAGGCCGGTGCCGCCATCCCCACCGTGTTTCTCACTGCCTGGTGGATGGCACACCAACAGTTGCGACCACGACCCGGCGACACCTGGCTGGTGCACTCGGCTGCAGGCGGTGTTGGCAGCGCGCTGGCACAGCTAGGGCGACTGGCCGGCTGCCGTGTCATCGGCGTGGTCGGCGCCGCCCACAAGGTCGACAGCGCCCGCGCGGCCGGTTGCGCCGAGGTCATCGACAAGTCGTCCAACCCGCTGTGGCCGCGACTGCGTGAACTGGCGCCCCAGGGCGTGCAAGCTGTCTTCGACGCCAATGGCGTATCCACGCTGGCACAGAGCTACGCCCATCTGGCGCCCACCGGTTCGCTGCTGATCTACGGCTTTGCCTCCATGCTGCCGCGCAACGGGCGCCTGAACTGGGCCAGACTGGCCTGGGACTGGCTGCGCACACCGCGTTTCAATCCCCTGTCCATGACCCGCGACAACCGCAGCGTGCTGGCCTGCAACCTGAGTTTTCTGTCGAGCGAATCCGCCCGTTTGCGCGAGGGCATGCACTGGCTGCTGGCGCGTTTTGCCGACGGCCGCCTGCAGCCACCGCCGATCACCAGTTTCCCGCTGGAACACGCCGCCGAGGCCCAGCGCGCCATCGAGAGCGGGCGTACCGTGGGCAAGCTCATGTTGGTGCCGTAG
- a CDS encoding galactosyldiacylglycerol synthase, with the protein MIDITDRDTGTLITQITEEQLALLIRELEEESSDDQDYYIDMGTLSLLGAAGMDKAFLHTLGAALGEREGMEIVWRRRE; encoded by the coding sequence ATGATCGACATCACCGATCGCGACACCGGCACCCTGATCACCCAGATCACCGAGGAGCAGCTGGCCTTGCTGATCCGGGAACTGGAAGAAGAAAGCAGTGACGACCAGGACTACTACATCGACATGGGCACGCTGAGCCTGCTCGGCGCCGCCGGCATGGACAAGGCCTTCCTGCACACCCTGGGGGCGGCGCTCGGCGAGCGCGAGGGCATGGAAATCGTCTGGAGGCGGCGCGAATGA
- a CDS encoding UbiA family prenyltransferase: MLPILKLLRPHQWAKNALAFVGLLAAHRWSDAAVWQAAGLMFAALSLVASAVYILNDALDVNSDRLDPEKRERPLAAGTVSLRLALALIPLLLAAAVALAWRLPLPAQWALAAYASGALLYNLGIKRTLWLDVTLLAALYALRVIAGALAASIEPSPWLVGFSLFVFLSLAALKRYAELTRCVYEQLPGRAYLRADSAIVLAFGAAAAVAATVVLALYVNAGDVTTLYSRPTVLWALGPILLTWLARMWTLAHRGQLPGDPVLYALRDGGSWLAGLALLACVWLAS, encoded by the coding sequence ATGTTACCCATCCTCAAATTGCTGCGCCCGCATCAGTGGGCCAAGAATGCGCTGGCCTTCGTCGGCTTGCTGGCTGCTCACCGATGGAGCGATGCCGCAGTCTGGCAGGCAGCCGGGCTGATGTTTGCCGCACTGTCGCTGGTGGCCAGCGCGGTCTACATCCTCAACGATGCGCTGGATGTCAACAGCGACCGCCTCGATCCGGAGAAGCGGGAGCGGCCGCTGGCGGCGGGCACCGTATCGCTTCGGCTGGCCCTGGCGTTGATTCCTCTGCTGCTTGCCGCGGCGGTGGCGCTGGCCTGGCGACTGCCGCTGCCGGCGCAATGGGCGCTGGCGGCCTACGCCAGCGGTGCGCTGCTGTACAACCTCGGCATCAAACGTACCCTGTGGCTGGACGTGACCCTGCTGGCCGCACTGTACGCGCTGCGGGTCATTGCCGGCGCCCTGGCAGCCAGCATCGAACCCAGTCCCTGGCTGGTTGGATTCTCGCTGTTCGTGTTCCTCAGTCTGGCGGCGCTGAAGCGATATGCCGAATTGACTCGCTGTGTCTATGAGCAGTTGCCAGGACGTGCCTATCTGCGCGCCGACAGCGCCATCGTGCTGGCCTTCGGCGCCGCCGCCGCCGTGGCTGCCACCGTGGTTCTGGCCTTGTACGTCAATGCCGGAGACGTGACCACGCTGTACAGCCGGCCGACTGTACTGTGGGCCTTGGGGCCAATTCTGCTGACCTGGCTGGCGCGGATGTGGACATTGGCCCACCGTGGCCAGTTGCCCGGCGATCCGGTGCTGTATGCGCTGCGCGATGGCGGCAGCTGGCTCGCGGGGCTGGCGCTGCTGGCCTGTGTCTGGCTAGCGTCCTGA